AACCTACTCAGCATGGGCTTCACACGGATGTACTTTGGAGAAAGAATTGTGGAACCAGtaataatcattttcttttggctTATGCTGTGGTTCCTTGGCCTGCAAGCCTTTGGACTGGTTGCTGTTCTTTGCCTTGTTATTATTTATGTTCAGCAGTAAGATATGTTTGACATTTAGCGACCACCAGTGAGGTTAATATATTTCACTACAAGAGAGCAGAAATGTTTGCCTTGTTTCAGATTGTGAActattttgtaattaaattttaAGTGGCTGTT
This window of the Suncus etruscus isolate mSunEtr1 chromosome 14, mSunEtr1.pri.cur, whole genome shotgun sequence genome carries:
- the FAM241A gene encoding uncharacterized protein FAM241A, encoding FLLKDIEESQNHPGEPVIDDYKKMGTLFGELNKNLLSMGFTRMYFGERIVEPVIIIFFWLMLWFLGLQAFGLVAVLCLVIIYVQQ